From the genome of Pseudanabaena sp. BC1403, one region includes:
- a CDS encoding MBL fold metallo-hydrolase, which translates to MAKIERRLPHNVSGDFYVDSTCIDCDTCRWMAPEIFHQVAEQSAVYHQPTNEIERLRALQAVLSCPTASIATVEKPTDIQMVQQSFPILIDQNVFHCGYHAESSYGAASYLIQHPEGNILVDSPRFAAPLVKQLEAMGGIRYLYLTHRDDVADHQKFHDHFGCDRILHQDDITTSTCSVEMQLTGTDAIAIADDLLIIPVAGHTKGHTVLLYGQKFLFSGDHFAWSEQLQRLIAFRNACWYSWDELERSMERLATYQFEWVLPGHGRRYHCDRETMAQAMQECLDSF; encoded by the coding sequence ATGGCAAAAATTGAACGACGACTTCCTCATAATGTGAGTGGTGATTTTTATGTTGATAGCACCTGCATTGATTGCGATACCTGTCGATGGATGGCTCCAGAGATATTTCATCAAGTAGCCGAGCAGTCTGCTGTTTATCATCAGCCCACTAATGAAATCGAACGTCTTAGAGCCTTGCAAGCAGTTTTATCTTGTCCCACTGCTTCTATTGCCACAGTTGAGAAGCCCACCGATATTCAGATGGTGCAGCAAAGCTTTCCTATTCTCATTGACCAAAATGTCTTCCATTGCGGTTATCATGCGGAGTCTTCTTATGGTGCGGCTAGTTACTTGATCCAGCATCCTGAAGGCAATATCTTGGTCGATTCACCACGTTTTGCGGCTCCATTGGTGAAACAATTGGAAGCGATGGGAGGGATTCGTTATTTGTATCTGACCCATCGTGATGATGTTGCCGATCATCAGAAGTTCCATGACCATTTTGGCTGCGATCGCATTCTGCATCAAGATGATATTACGACTAGTACTTGCAGTGTGGAGATGCAATTGACGGGAACCGATGCGATCGCGATCGCGGATGATCTACTAATCATTCCTGTGGCTGGACATACCAAGGGACATACGGTTTTGCTATATGGGCAGAAGTTTCTGTTTTCGGGCGATCATTTTGCATGGTCTGAGCAACTTCAGCGTTTAATCGCGTTTCGGAATGCTTGTTGGTATTCATGGGATGAATTAGAGCGATCGATGGAACGGTTAGCAACCTATCAGTTTGAGTGGGTTTTGCCTGGGCATGGTCGCCGCTATCACTGCGATCGCGAAACTATGGCGCAAGCAATGCAGGAATGTTTAGATTCGTTTTGA